A single region of the Pyxidicoccus trucidator genome encodes:
- a CDS encoding patatin-like phospholipase family protein has product MSVKNTSSPIPVAPRRAPEVPAPKAEKTNVLARLGQGLQNVARKADQLVDGFEARLPDLGRLGLPKLAGTGGKPWEGITLTGKPLQIPFDKLLDVDLNDLRKVLERVLPPKIDDTQGKQLIAQTQGFRDTLGKVRSLALELDLLPPSHPRHAEVKAALGKAEAELTKTTGYTRANAPRPGSLWLDPQFLAKELPNGQVHASRFPTGTPVTKPPAPLDFLTGGDAKKAAQYTASVAKAREDAGMPVKGGEPIGVHLSLEGGGGKGKRYAAMIGEMQQLGVVPVSLTGTSAGSIAAAFAATGCTPKQLEDVAKDPRLGKLYDLDLDMKDGGLLDGQAAYDLFDQKLRELTGITDRPVTFADLKVPLQLVAAKAYDSAVGKDGFKSAKDRIFVFSQETTPDTPVALAMRASMAIPGVFEPVQVVDPTTGRNLHLVDGGTLDNLPMGYNKNDLPQIGASLYSRGNAHPVNGQGTAKPLPTGQLDTDDVVWNAFNGVAMLKQNATNAQDWRDRTQPGANQFMLSVPTWDLTNPKQGNSMLGFGYDAKVDPTLDKQTREVTRDFLRELMDDLKVPGSRGTNLTTQVPANMKFDEPVQIWGEQFRVTYNGGDTVVATAANGKRHEVKLGKQKIEAMWLDDKAFGDLGSQLSHALSDPRSVRPSWFPF; this is encoded by the coding sequence ATGAGCGTCAAGAACACCTCGTCTCCCATCCCGGTCGCTCCCCGTCGCGCTCCCGAGGTCCCCGCCCCCAAGGCGGAGAAGACCAACGTCCTCGCCCGCCTGGGCCAGGGCCTCCAGAACGTCGCCCGCAAGGCGGATCAGCTCGTCGACGGCTTCGAGGCGCGCCTGCCCGACCTGGGCCGCCTGGGCCTGCCGAAGCTGGCCGGCACCGGGGGCAAGCCGTGGGAGGGCATCACCCTCACCGGCAAGCCGCTCCAGATTCCCTTCGACAAGCTGCTGGACGTAGACCTCAACGACCTGCGCAAGGTCCTGGAGCGCGTCCTCCCGCCGAAAATCGACGACACGCAGGGCAAGCAGCTCATCGCCCAGACGCAGGGCTTCCGCGACACGCTGGGCAAGGTGCGCTCGCTGGCGCTGGAGCTGGACCTGCTGCCGCCCTCGCACCCGCGCCACGCGGAGGTAAAGGCGGCGCTCGGCAAGGCCGAGGCCGAGCTGACGAAGACGACGGGCTACACCCGCGCCAACGCGCCCCGCCCGGGCTCGCTGTGGCTGGATCCGCAGTTCCTCGCCAAGGAGCTCCCCAACGGCCAGGTCCACGCCAGCCGCTTCCCCACCGGCACCCCGGTGACGAAGCCGCCCGCGCCCCTGGACTTCCTCACCGGCGGCGACGCGAAGAAGGCCGCGCAGTACACCGCCTCCGTGGCCAAGGCCCGCGAGGACGCCGGCATGCCGGTGAAGGGCGGAGAGCCCATCGGCGTCCACCTGAGCCTCGAGGGCGGCGGCGGCAAGGGCAAGCGCTACGCCGCGATGATTGGCGAGATGCAGCAGCTGGGCGTGGTGCCGGTGAGCCTGACGGGCACCTCGGCGGGCTCCATCGCCGCGGCCTTCGCCGCCACGGGCTGCACGCCGAAGCAGCTGGAGGACGTGGCGAAGGACCCGCGCCTGGGCAAGCTCTACGACCTGGACCTGGACATGAAGGACGGCGGCCTCCTCGACGGGCAGGCCGCGTATGACCTCTTCGACCAGAAGCTGCGCGAGCTGACCGGAATCACGGACCGGCCCGTCACCTTCGCGGACCTCAAGGTGCCGCTGCAGCTGGTGGCCGCCAAGGCGTACGACAGCGCCGTGGGCAAGGACGGCTTCAAGAGCGCGAAGGACCGCATCTTCGTCTTCAGCCAGGAGACGACGCCGGACACCCCGGTGGCGCTCGCCATGCGCGCCTCCATGGCCATTCCGGGCGTCTTCGAGCCCGTGCAGGTGGTGGACCCCACCACCGGCCGCAACCTCCACCTCGTGGACGGCGGCACGCTCGACAACCTGCCCATGGGCTACAACAAGAACGACCTGCCGCAGATTGGCGCGTCGCTCTACTCGCGCGGCAACGCGCACCCCGTGAATGGCCAGGGCACCGCGAAGCCGCTGCCCACCGGCCAGCTCGACACGGACGACGTGGTGTGGAACGCCTTCAACGGCGTGGCGATGCTGAAGCAGAACGCCACCAACGCGCAGGACTGGAGGGACCGCACCCAGCCGGGCGCCAACCAGTTCATGCTCAGCGTGCCCACGTGGGACCTCACCAACCCCAAGCAGGGCAACAGCATGCTCGGCTTCGGCTACGACGCGAAGGTGGACCCCACGCTCGACAAGCAGACGCGCGAGGTGACGCGGGACTTCCTGCGCGAGCTGATGGACGACCTCAAGGTGCCCGGCTCGCGCGGCACCAACCTCACCACCCAGGTGCCCGCGAACATGAAGTTCGACGAGCCGGTGCAGATCTGGGGCGAGCAGTTCCGCGTCACGTACAACGGCGGCGACACCGTGGTGGCCACCGCCGCCAATGGCAAGCGCCACGAGGTGAAGCTCGGGAAGCAGAAGATTGAAGCCATGTGGCTGGACGACAAGGCCTTCGGCGACCTGGGCTCGCAACTCTCCCATGCGCTGAGCGACCCACGCAGCGTGCGTCCCTCCTGGTTCCCGTTCTGA
- a CDS encoding OmpA family protein: protein MTESPREHGRQEQGRAWVPWLVTALVVLLSGGVLFLAHRSSQQAQALAEQSRQAADEAASRARDAEAARKLMEEKLTAAEAERAKLTTEKEQLSTEKEQLSQTVQEQEAELAKLKATYDDLQDKMKAEIANGAIRLSQNEGRIQVDLVDKVLFDSGDASISARGQEVLTRLGGVLAKVEDKFIQVSGHTDDSPPSQKLQGTFPTNWELSVARAVNVVRFLQDKGGVPARRLVAAGYGEMRPVAGNATPQGRARNRRIEVLLMPDLPKQRNTAVVKRALADSTTPKSAVKPAKGKK from the coding sequence ATGACGGAGTCCCCTCGGGAGCACGGGCGGCAGGAGCAGGGGCGGGCCTGGGTGCCCTGGCTGGTGACGGCGCTGGTGGTGCTGCTGTCGGGCGGCGTGCTGTTCCTCGCGCACCGGAGCTCGCAGCAGGCCCAGGCCCTGGCCGAGCAGTCGCGTCAGGCCGCCGACGAGGCCGCGAGCCGCGCCCGCGACGCCGAGGCCGCGCGGAAGCTGATGGAGGAGAAGCTGACGGCCGCGGAAGCCGAGCGCGCGAAACTGACCACCGAGAAGGAGCAGCTCAGCACCGAGAAGGAGCAGCTCAGCCAGACGGTGCAGGAGCAGGAGGCGGAGCTGGCCAAGCTGAAGGCCACCTACGACGACCTTCAGGACAAGATGAAGGCGGAAATCGCCAACGGCGCCATCCGCCTGTCCCAGAACGAGGGGCGCATCCAGGTGGACCTGGTGGACAAGGTGCTCTTCGACTCCGGCGACGCCAGCATCAGCGCCCGGGGCCAGGAGGTGCTGACGCGGCTGGGCGGCGTGCTGGCCAAGGTGGAGGACAAGTTCATCCAGGTGTCCGGCCACACGGACGACTCGCCGCCGTCGCAGAAGCTGCAGGGCACCTTCCCCACCAACTGGGAGCTGTCGGTGGCGCGCGCCGTCAACGTGGTGCGCTTCCTCCAGGACAAGGGCGGCGTGCCCGCGCGCCGGCTCGTCGCGGCGGGCTACGGCGAGATGCGCCCGGTGGCCGGCAATGCCACCCCGCAGGGCCGCGCACGCAACCGGCGCATCGAGGTGCTGCTGATGCCGGACCTGCCCAAGCAGCGCAACACGGCCGTGGTGAAGCGCGCGCTCGCGGACTCCACCACGCCCAAGAGCGCCGTGAAGCCCGCGAAGGGGAAGAAGTAG
- a CDS encoding HPP family protein yields the protein MTTCRSPQLQSFVARAVTLFPEDTVLAALQVMHRHGVHVLPVVDGQDGELLGEVTEGELQRLFACAPLARLAEILTAKALTGTEETTGVPYEALIPESARPWLH from the coding sequence GTGACGACGTGCCGCAGTCCCCAGCTCCAGTCCTTCGTAGCCCGCGCGGTGACGCTGTTCCCCGAGGACACCGTCCTCGCCGCACTCCAGGTGATGCACCGCCATGGAGTGCACGTGCTCCCAGTGGTGGATGGCCAGGATGGGGAGCTGCTGGGAGAGGTGACGGAGGGCGAATTGCAGCGCCTGTTCGCGTGCGCCCCCCTGGCCCGGCTGGCTGAAATTCTGACCGCGAAGGCCCTGACGGGCACGGAAGAAACGACGGGAGTTCCGTACGAGGCGCTCATCCCCGAGTCCGCGCGGCCCTGGCTTCACTGA
- a CDS encoding OmpP1/FadL family transporter, with amino-acid sequence MKKTLSLVALLAAGTTQAAGFQINTQSARSTAMGNAAAGWLEDSSAIYSNAANILGVKRLDVTLGDTGILPTLKFTREGGATEGQKTTLSPPPHLFATYRVMDKLAVGLGIYTPFGAKSRWVDDFSGRFRARESAMAVYNINPTVAYQVHERLRLGAGLDIGRGTLELKRALDFVSSEGNVHLGGGAWGVGFNAGVQGVVVPKLLTAGVHFRSSMDLTFKGDADFQDIPDGFQTRTFDTTVQGDVTLPASVAAGIAFTPLERLTLAFDANWVDWSSFEQLAIEFPENPALNNPLPKRWKSTWNFHLGAEYGVTEALAVRAGFVIDPSPSPNDTLTPDLPDADRLAFTGGVGYAFGALRADAAYQFVRLADNVSSAPGIPGTYNGQAHVFGLTLGYSQ; translated from the coding sequence ATGAAGAAGACACTCTCTCTGGTAGCGCTGCTTGCCGCCGGCACCACGCAGGCCGCGGGCTTCCAGATCAACACCCAGAGCGCCCGCTCCACGGCGATGGGCAACGCAGCCGCCGGGTGGCTGGAGGACTCGTCCGCCATCTACTCCAACGCCGCCAACATCCTGGGCGTGAAGCGGCTGGACGTGACGTTGGGCGACACCGGCATCCTTCCCACCCTGAAGTTCACCCGGGAGGGCGGGGCGACGGAGGGCCAGAAGACGACGCTGTCCCCGCCGCCGCACCTGTTCGCCACCTACCGCGTCATGGACAAGCTGGCCGTGGGCCTGGGCATCTACACGCCCTTCGGCGCGAAGAGCCGCTGGGTGGACGACTTCTCGGGCCGCTTCCGCGCCCGTGAGTCGGCGATGGCCGTCTACAACATCAACCCCACGGTGGCGTACCAGGTGCACGAGCGCCTCCGCCTGGGCGCCGGACTCGACATCGGCCGTGGCACGCTGGAGCTGAAGCGCGCCCTGGACTTCGTGTCGAGCGAGGGCAACGTCCACCTGGGCGGCGGCGCCTGGGGCGTGGGCTTCAACGCCGGCGTCCAGGGCGTGGTGGTGCCCAAGCTGCTCACCGCGGGCGTGCACTTCCGCAGCTCCATGGACCTCACGTTCAAGGGCGACGCGGACTTCCAGGACATCCCGGACGGGTTCCAGACGCGCACCTTCGACACCACCGTCCAGGGTGACGTCACCCTGCCGGCGTCGGTGGCGGCGGGCATCGCCTTCACCCCGCTGGAGCGGCTGACGCTGGCGTTCGACGCCAACTGGGTGGACTGGTCCAGCTTCGAGCAGCTGGCGATTGAGTTCCCGGAGAACCCGGCGCTCAACAACCCGCTGCCCAAGCGGTGGAAGTCGACGTGGAACTTCCACCTGGGCGCCGAGTACGGCGTGACGGAGGCCCTGGCGGTGCGCGCGGGCTTCGTCATCGACCCGTCCCCGAGCCCCAACGACACGCTGACGCCGGACCTGCCGGACGCGGACCGCCTCGCCTTCACGGGCGGCGTTGGCTACGCCTTCGGCGCGCTGCGCGCCGACGCGGCCTACCAGTTCGTCAGGCTGGCTGACAACGTCAGCAGCGCGCCGGGCATCCCCGGCACGTACAACGGCCAGGCGCACGTGTTCGGCCTGACGCTCGGCTACTCCCAGTAG
- a CDS encoding FG-GAP-like repeat-containing protein, protein MVSRHSTLMRVACVVVGLAALPAAAQTATSLDARVQAPTLAAPERGSLAGQLASTAFGPADVSRGGFQLPSALGLPAERGAPLASILPTYSPDQGWSEWGLGWQSALALTRWRVTGDLDYATDELTGPWGRMVQGQDGDWYPLGLSSAVRLHAEPTGAWTAWLPDGSRWTFGSTHRVDTPKGTYAWYLEEVVTALGRKMKLEYDVNASGRRFMKAAHYGGIGDDFQYRADFVHELLARPGTDLRSGEALVLDRRVKDVIAFARNSSTGLFEERWRETLTYVDDAPGPAFHLTEVQRTYASGQQPPPVRYGYSLPGEQLDATALRRTPKLDAVLSQWGGDATQPHRAAVLDVNLDGRPDFEHHHDNTLLVQEDAGFASEPLPPASATVSPACRRAPGALNEPRLLAQLRASEDAFQVVALRANTPRTQTTFTACDRAGEPFSSQTLTGDWTASSNVRLVDVNRDRQPDLVRVSAGRVTILPNTSDASGFSFGAAKVVTLAPVFTPNTSWVHDVNGDGVADIVSRGTGGSVSVWLGRGQFAFETQARNFQFRGTTGIPVSSLGDSQLTFLDANRDGLADALLTRTSGTGAYLYLNTGTGFSQVTVPALQAMTSTLGRPVVGDFAGTGDTEVGYVLSGEAYSLALDAPQTSLMRSADDGKGTVLRFEYARGPATPGVLQRQSLLAALQVESSGYDTVRYTYDYEQPTLHSVGRFLVGFGGVTRTAPGMVSAANFLNGDGFAGLPSSATQHDILSPGLNTYEYQQYEDALFRGIAWKRLKVQGTGWSQSDGQAVGARTEYTAYEAELCPSRVVNHSPHGTLTTETWRASVPGLAGHLHCLNAGTRLMGSHADSTLDFQNEVRIQRNAVGLITRVEDVAASGDVLPMQEVAYRPDFLIDHITLPGKGTAYFDWEPGSTSQLWRVRSPDGLVLEATARHPGTGAVTALTTRRGSRSFTRFSRLDGQERLVKQWDDLEGASEALPNVQLAYQYATGTRPGRITTTGLVDALAGAFATRVEWQTAAGEGIASAALIPDGWRVEGLTTRSRNLLQTKQYVRAPLGVSTDVTSVDYGDLLLGANVVGTLNTTGLGFESDALNYLHANVSQHVATRLSVQDGLLKQEAVENGTHTTRRFMDADKRLVAYEDEAGTRYTYGYDALGRLRAVLMPGGKGHRVFFDSHGRVSRVVRDDVAQVAFTYEPGTGFLASKSFLSPAGQPVRREDFTYDSQGRQTHVLHTEVATSATRSYRFYYDGATPSSGVIAEDAGLLTAVQGEGFLKLFMYRVDGKLLRKTLKLKDWRVVEQVLTYREDGSVRQEESWLREGDGTLLSHNVLANASDVHGRTATIHLDGALLADLQYSSDGELGAAQLASGSWVTFSRDSLTRAPVGFSQAAPGLMTATSWRFNARSLLESETMSVGTVTLARTHGYSAQRFLTSSTDAQHTYAYEYDVEGLPGRIEENGASRTLTRQGNTLTAGSTVYTFDDLGRTVSMGDLSLAYGPDGHLAQATRGTDTWEFLYDEVGQRLLKLKDGVPLAAYLEGGSWLDDSGLTRPFKVGGQLVGVTRGSTFTPLAADLRGTVLSDDDGTPRFASPYGTRTTRPSSSAAIDYVEKGYDADLGLIRMGVRDYDASLGRFTTPDPYFLEAPQKCVDSPVECSLYGYSRSAPTLYADPSGRAAVLIPVVLFFLLVPMTDQEAFETAGEMLASAAMPMVMTGYYVGKAAAELEERKYTQAGLSLFGAATVGFGPAILKRLGIARAARAAARAEAAAASEEVKDTLAIVNAQPGDDVVERSVKALAKERPDKVVEIGDVGILANEQRLTVVGHGDKAGLVGDMTAKELATKLKVGGYKGGTVELIACNTGCNGYAQKLANELGIPVRAPMGRTSVTDGLPGVPQVVSPTTGKLMEASKGWEYFFPEKPWWKFF, encoded by the coding sequence TTGGTTTCAAGACATTCGACGTTGATGAGGGTGGCGTGTGTCGTGGTGGGGCTCGCCGCGCTGCCAGCAGCCGCGCAGACCGCCACGTCGCTGGACGCGAGGGTGCAGGCGCCGACGCTGGCGGCTCCCGAGCGGGGCTCGCTGGCCGGCCAGCTGGCCAGCACCGCCTTCGGTCCGGCGGACGTCAGCCGTGGCGGGTTCCAGCTCCCCTCCGCGCTGGGGCTGCCCGCGGAGCGCGGCGCCCCGCTGGCGAGCATCCTCCCCACCTACTCGCCGGACCAGGGCTGGAGTGAGTGGGGCCTGGGCTGGCAGAGCGCGCTGGCGCTGACGCGCTGGCGCGTCACGGGAGACCTCGACTACGCCACCGACGAGCTGACGGGGCCCTGGGGACGCATGGTGCAGGGCCAGGATGGGGACTGGTACCCGCTGGGCCTGTCCAGCGCGGTGCGACTGCACGCGGAGCCCACGGGCGCCTGGACGGCCTGGCTGCCGGACGGCTCCCGGTGGACCTTCGGGAGCACCCACCGCGTGGACACCCCGAAGGGCACCTATGCCTGGTACCTGGAGGAGGTGGTGACGGCGCTCGGCCGGAAGATGAAGCTGGAGTACGACGTCAACGCCTCGGGGCGGCGCTTCATGAAGGCGGCCCACTACGGGGGCATCGGGGACGACTTCCAGTACCGGGCGGACTTCGTCCATGAGCTCCTCGCGCGGCCTGGGACGGACCTGCGCTCGGGGGAGGCGCTGGTGCTGGACAGGCGGGTGAAGGACGTCATCGCCTTCGCGAGAAACAGCTCCACGGGCCTGTTCGAGGAGCGCTGGCGCGAGACGCTGACGTACGTGGACGACGCGCCGGGCCCCGCCTTCCACCTCACCGAGGTGCAGCGCACCTACGCCTCCGGCCAGCAGCCGCCCCCGGTGCGGTATGGCTACTCCCTTCCGGGGGAGCAGTTGGATGCGACGGCGTTGCGGCGCACGCCCAAGCTGGACGCGGTGCTCTCCCAGTGGGGAGGGGACGCCACGCAGCCCCACCGCGCCGCCGTCCTCGACGTCAACCTCGACGGCCGCCCGGACTTCGAGCACCACCACGACAACACCCTGCTGGTGCAGGAGGACGCGGGCTTCGCGTCCGAGCCGCTGCCACCCGCCTCCGCCACCGTTTCTCCCGCGTGCCGCCGCGCGCCCGGGGCGCTGAACGAGCCTCGCCTGCTGGCGCAGCTGCGCGCCTCCGAGGACGCCTTCCAGGTGGTGGCCCTGCGCGCCAACACGCCTCGGACCCAGACCACCTTCACCGCCTGCGACCGCGCGGGTGAGCCCTTCTCGTCACAGACGCTCACCGGTGACTGGACGGCCTCCAGCAACGTGCGCCTGGTGGACGTCAACAGGGACCGTCAGCCGGACCTGGTGCGGGTGTCGGCAGGGCGCGTCACCATCCTCCCCAATACGAGCGATGCCTCGGGCTTCAGCTTCGGCGCGGCGAAGGTCGTGACGCTCGCCCCCGTCTTCACGCCGAACACGTCCTGGGTGCATGACGTGAACGGGGATGGCGTGGCGGACATCGTCAGCCGTGGCACCGGCGGCTCGGTCTCCGTCTGGCTGGGCAGGGGGCAGTTCGCCTTCGAGACGCAGGCGAGGAACTTCCAGTTCCGCGGCACCACGGGCATCCCGGTCTCCAGCCTCGGGGACTCCCAGCTCACCTTCCTGGATGCGAACCGGGATGGCCTGGCGGATGCGTTGCTGACGCGCACCAGCGGCACGGGCGCCTACCTCTACCTGAACACCGGCACCGGCTTCTCGCAGGTGACGGTGCCTGCCCTGCAGGCCATGACGAGCACCCTGGGACGTCCCGTGGTGGGGGACTTCGCCGGCACCGGGGACACCGAGGTGGGTTACGTCCTCTCCGGCGAGGCCTACAGCCTCGCCCTGGATGCGCCGCAGACGTCGCTCATGCGCTCCGCCGATGACGGCAAGGGGACGGTGCTGCGCTTCGAGTACGCGCGCGGCCCGGCGACCCCGGGGGTCCTCCAGCGCCAGTCCCTGCTGGCCGCGCTCCAGGTGGAGTCCAGCGGCTACGACACCGTCCGCTACACCTACGACTACGAGCAGCCCACGCTGCACAGCGTCGGGCGCTTCCTGGTCGGCTTCGGCGGTGTCACGCGAACGGCCCCTGGAATGGTCTCCGCGGCCAACTTCCTCAATGGAGATGGCTTTGCCGGACTGCCCTCCTCCGCCACGCAGCACGACATCCTCAGCCCCGGGCTGAACACCTACGAGTACCAACAATATGAAGATGCCCTCTTCCGGGGCATCGCCTGGAAGCGGCTCAAGGTGCAGGGCACCGGCTGGAGCCAGTCCGACGGGCAGGCCGTGGGCGCGCGGACGGAGTACACCGCCTATGAGGCAGAGCTGTGTCCGTCGCGGGTGGTGAACCATTCACCCCACGGCACCCTCACCACGGAGACCTGGCGTGCCTCGGTTCCCGGGCTGGCGGGTCATCTGCACTGCCTGAATGCCGGAACGCGGCTGATGGGCAGTCATGCCGACTCCACGCTCGACTTCCAGAACGAGGTGCGCATCCAGCGCAACGCCGTGGGCCTCATCACCCGGGTGGAGGACGTGGCGGCGTCCGGGGATGTCCTGCCCATGCAGGAGGTGGCGTATCGGCCCGACTTCCTCATCGACCACATCACGCTGCCCGGCAAGGGCACCGCGTACTTCGACTGGGAGCCCGGGAGCACGTCGCAGCTCTGGCGCGTCCGCTCGCCTGACGGGCTCGTGCTCGAAGCCACGGCGCGCCACCCTGGCACCGGCGCCGTGACGGCCCTGACGACCCGGCGGGGGAGCCGGTCCTTCACGCGCTTCTCCCGCTTGGATGGCCAGGAGCGGCTGGTGAAGCAGTGGGACGACCTGGAGGGGGCCAGCGAGGCCCTCCCCAACGTGCAGCTGGCCTACCAGTACGCCACCGGGACCCGACCCGGGCGCATCACCACGACAGGCCTGGTGGATGCCCTCGCGGGTGCGTTCGCCACCCGGGTGGAGTGGCAGACGGCCGCGGGGGAGGGCATCGCCAGCGCGGCCCTCATTCCCGACGGCTGGCGGGTCGAAGGGCTCACCACCCGGAGCCGGAACCTCCTCCAGACGAAGCAGTATGTGCGTGCGCCCCTGGGCGTGAGCACCGACGTGACGAGCGTGGACTACGGCGACCTGCTCCTGGGGGCCAACGTGGTGGGCACGCTGAACACCACCGGCCTGGGCTTCGAGTCCGATGCGCTCAACTACCTGCATGCGAACGTGTCCCAGCACGTGGCGACCCGTCTGTCGGTGCAGGACGGCCTGCTGAAGCAGGAGGCGGTGGAGAATGGCACGCACACGACGCGGCGGTTCATGGACGCGGACAAGCGGCTGGTGGCCTACGAGGACGAGGCCGGCACCCGCTACACGTATGGCTATGACGCGCTCGGCCGGCTGCGCGCGGTCCTGATGCCGGGCGGGAAGGGGCACCGCGTCTTCTTCGACTCACATGGGCGCGTGTCGCGCGTGGTGCGGGACGACGTGGCCCAGGTGGCCTTCACCTACGAGCCCGGCACCGGCTTCCTGGCGTCGAAGAGCTTCCTGTCTCCCGCGGGGCAGCCGGTCCGCAGGGAGGACTTCACCTATGACTCCCAGGGGCGGCAGACGCACGTGCTCCACACCGAGGTCGCCACCAGCGCCACCCGCTCGTACCGCTTCTATTACGACGGCGCGACGCCCTCCTCGGGAGTCATCGCGGAGGACGCGGGCCTGCTGACGGCGGTGCAGGGCGAGGGGTTCCTCAAGCTCTTCATGTACCGGGTGGATGGCAAGCTGCTGCGCAAGACGCTGAAGCTGAAGGACTGGCGCGTGGTGGAGCAGGTGCTCACGTACCGGGAGGACGGGAGCGTGCGGCAGGAGGAGTCCTGGCTGCGCGAGGGCGATGGCACCCTGCTGTCGCACAACGTGCTGGCCAATGCGTCGGACGTGCATGGACGGACCGCCACCATCCACCTGGATGGGGCGCTGCTTGCGGACCTGCAATACAGCAGCGACGGCGAGCTGGGCGCCGCGCAGCTCGCCAGCGGGAGCTGGGTGACGTTCTCCCGTGACTCCCTCACCCGGGCCCCCGTGGGCTTCAGCCAGGCGGCCCCGGGCCTGATGACCGCCACCTCCTGGCGCTTCAACGCGCGGAGTCTCCTCGAGAGCGAGACGATGTCCGTGGGGACCGTGACGCTGGCGCGCACCCATGGCTATTCGGCGCAGCGCTTCCTCACGTCGTCGACGGACGCGCAGCACACGTATGCGTATGAATACGACGTGGAGGGGCTGCCGGGCCGTATCGAGGAGAATGGCGCGTCTCGCACCCTCACCCGGCAGGGCAACACGCTCACCGCGGGGAGCACCGTCTACACGTTCGATGACCTGGGCAGGACTGTCTCCATGGGAGACCTGTCGCTGGCCTACGGTCCCGACGGGCACCTGGCGCAGGCCACCCGGGGCACGGACACCTGGGAGTTCCTTTATGACGAGGTCGGCCAGCGCCTGCTGAAGCTGAAGGACGGAGTGCCGCTGGCGGCGTACCTCGAGGGCGGCAGCTGGCTGGATGACAGCGGGCTCACCCGGCCCTTCAAGGTGGGAGGCCAGCTGGTGGGCGTCACCCGGGGCAGCACCTTCACCCCGCTGGCCGCGGACCTGCGCGGCACCGTCCTCTCCGACGATGACGGCACGCCTCGCTTCGCCTCGCCCTACGGCACGCGCACCACCCGCCCTTCCTCCAGCGCCGCCATCGACTACGTGGAGAAGGGGTACGACGCGGACCTGGGGCTCATCCGCATGGGCGTGCGTGACTACGACGCCTCGCTGGGGCGCTTCACCACCCCGGACCCCTACTTCCTCGAGGCGCCCCAGAAGTGCGTGGACAGCCCCGTGGAGTGCAGCCTGTATGGCTACTCGCGCAGCGCGCCGACCCTGTATGCCGACCCCAGCGGGCGTGCAGCCGTGCTCATTCCCGTGGTGCTGTTCTTCCTCCTGGTCCCCATGACGGACCAGGAGGCCTTCGAGACCGCCGGGGAGATGCTCGCCTCCGCGGCGATGCCGATGGTGATGACGGGCTACTACGTCGGCAAGGCCGCGGCGGAGCTGGAGGAGCGCAAGTACACCCAGGCCGGCCTGTCACTCTTCGGCGCTGCGACTGTCGGCTTTGGGCCCGCCATCCTAAAGCGGCTCGGGATTGCGCGCGCGGCACGCGCGGCGGCGCGCGCAGAAGCGGCTGCCGCCAGCGAGGAGGTCAAGGACACCCTGGCCATCGTGAACGCCCAGCCCGGGGACGATGTCGTCGAGCGGAGCGTCAAGGCACTGGCGAAAGAACGGCCCGACAAAGTCGTCGAGATTGGTGACGTGGGGATTCTCGCCAACGAGCAGCGACTGACGGTTGTGGGCCACGGCGACAAGGCGGGCCTTGTTGGCGACATGACCGCCAAGGAGCTCGCCACCAAGCTGAAGGTCGGAGGCTACAAGGGCGGCACCGTCGAGCTGATTGCGTGCAACACCGGGTGTAACGGGTACGCACAGAAGCTCGCGAACGAGCTGGGTATCCCGGTGAGAGCGCCCATGGGCCGGACGAGCGTCACGGATGGACTCCCCGGCGTTCCCCAGGTGGTATCTCCCACCACGGGTAAGCTCATGGAGGCCAGCAAGGGGTGGGAGTACTTCTTCCCCGAGAAGCCATGGTGGAAGTTCTTCTGA